In Biomphalaria glabrata chromosome 16, xgBioGlab47.1, whole genome shotgun sequence, the sequence GATTACAGTCTATCAGGTTCTTTTGTCACTTGGTTTAAGGGATTACtaacaaacaattaattactactaataaactccacacaaaaAACTACCGCTTTCcaggaaaataataataactttaataTCCCAAGAAATACATAATAACAGCAACACTCTCAGAAAATATTAACcacacaaacaccagtccagggaGCAACAGACTACACATCCAAAACCATCACGTGTTCACATTCATACCTGGGCatataaacaaagggatataactctgtCATACCAAAATTGCAACAGTGTCTAGTTCCCTTATTCTATAAGCTAGGACcgattcatacaagtgctccttgttCCCTAGTGCCGTTAGAGAATGGAATAAGTTTCAATTAttagacaggaaaaccaacggcGTAGCAGAGCATAACTCACtaataaacatgcatgactagattgacacatgaattgtgtgggacataattatcttctttttttatgcaACGTCTGTAAACTACAAGATATGATTGGATAAGCGAttacttttataataatataagaatacataattttaaaaaacttcttacattttttttatatatttgtatgaaTCCTGCCAACTGGAAAGATACTCTAATACTCAAAtccgaaatatttttaaatttcaaagttCGGTTAAAAATAATGAAGGTATCATTTGATGCAATCCATTCACGTTTTTACTTTAGTAAAGAGTAACAGCTTTTCAATGGGGGTGGTGAAAACTTCATTCAGAGCTTTCAGTTTTtgagaattttaatttatttataaaaaaaattatgcaacaCACGTAATTAGTAAAGCTATTATATTTCTATAATTCAGCCAAATGCCTAATTACATTACCTCAACAAAAGAATTGTATAACAAGACTAGTTTGATAATAAAACAACAGTAGGTTAATAACAAGTATTCAAATACAGTACTCAGAAATACCAACACTACCTTCTTGCTTACATCTTACTTATCGGCCATTTTCCgacttcatttttattttaacagccATAATCTTGCCCATTATCACAATGTGCAATGCATGGTcataacactttttaaaacaaagaatgaGCCGCTAAACTTTgtcatttaatttttacaaaaaaaaatcattttcagcCTATTTCATCTAAAACAGATAATAAAACAGATGGGGGACTATCCATTGAAGCCACTTATTCAAAACCGAAATTGGAAAAAAAGGATGCACTTTCAAAAAAGGTATTTGTGTGTTGGTGTTTAAGCTTTCTGACTATTTTACGTGATAAAAATAATACAGGAGTATTTATTTTGCGTTTCAGACTACTATGAATGACTGTTTAAATCTTCTACTAATTGGAAAAACAGGAAACGGAAAAAGTGCTACTGGCAATACTATCCTAAAGAGGAAATCTTTCAAAAGTGACGCTAGCAGTGACTCCGTGACGTCTGAGGTCAAATATGAAGTTGCTGAACGCAGAAAACGCAAAATTAAAGTCGTGGATGGTCCTGGAATTGGGGACACTCATTATATTGACGATATAGTAAAAGCAACAGAAATAgtaatgaataaaatgaaagaCGCTGTTTTACTGAACCCTGATGGCTACCACGCCTTTCTTCTAGTCATTAAATATGGAAATCGTTTAACCAAAGAAGACAAGGAGTGCATACGAATACTGAAAGCTATTTTTGGACCTGACTTTATTAAAAATTACTGCATACTGATAGTAACAAATGGAGACAGTTTCAAGCTCGATAAGAAGGAATCAAAGCAAACATTCAAACAATGGTGCGAGAAACAAGATGGcatttttaaagatttgtaTGCAGAATGTGATCAAAGAGCAGTTTTGATAAACAATATCACTACAGACAAAAGGataagaaagaaacaaatgaccaaaTTACTTGAATGTATCGATACCTTACAACACGGTAGTCGATGTTacacaaataaacattttgagtTCGCCACTAGGAACAGACAACAGTTGATGGCTGAAATAAAAGAACCACTGGTGCGTCAAAATGCTATTGAAACTATGAGTATCATTCTTCAGAAACTAGATGATATTAGACAAAAAGATACAAACACTCAAATAGAACATTTAAATTCTCTTCAAATCGAGGCTGAAGATCTCTTCAATTACGTAAACACAGTGGATGataaaacaaatgttcttcAAGATACAATCTGCAGTGTAAATGGCCTTTGTAAACGTATTCAAGATAAAATAGAACACGTTGAAATTCTTTGCCGAGAACGAGAAGAGGCTTTGAGAAAAGAAGAGGAGACCAAAAAAGAATATCTTGATCAACTTAACAAGTTGGAAGAAAAATACAAGAAGAAACTCATGGAAGACGAACTACGAAAAgaagaacttttaaaaattaaagaaaacatacgagaaaaggaaagaaatctGGAAGTAGATTTTCAGATGCGACAGCAACAACTGAAGCTAGAATTTGaagaagaaagacaaaaagctcgtgaaaaaatagaagaaaaagaaagagagctGGAAGAAGCAATGTCTAACCAGTTAGAAGACGAATGTACTTTGAGAAAAATATATGAAGAACGATATCGACTCGACTCGGAGATAGCAATTATGTTTcaagaaattgaagaaaaagaaaaatcgaTGTTAGATAAGATAGAAGTTGAGAGACTAGCAGCCACACAATTGATTGAGGAAGAGCAAGTAAAGTATGAAGAAAAAGTCAatgaaatggagaaagaaataCAAGAACTTATAAAAACATTCGAAGAGGAAAAAGAACATATAACTATTGTTAATGCCTATTTGTTAACCCGATTCGCTGACGAAATTAGCATGATATTCATAGAACATGCAACTTTAAATGAGAAGCAAATGGCTGAATTGAAAGAAAAGTATGACAACTTGAAAAAACAATACGAAACCCATCTAAAAGAAACGAGCCGAACTCCAGATTCTAACGAAAGATGCAGACAACAGTAACATTTCTTCCAGATTTATATTCATAGAGCATTTATATGACGATGGTTATtagtataaaaattattttaaccaTTTTAGATAGATAGTCAGAATCTTTTGAATACGCTAATcactttgatttttaaacatgacatttagtttttcaaatctgaaacttaaaaaaaaagctggttACTAGATTCGTCTCAAACTCCTTTGGTCTATTTGAAAATTCGTATAATAAAGTTACTGAAATGGAGGATGGATGCAATTGACTCAGATCGTCTTTGGCCAAAGGAAAACGAGACttacttttaaaaagacaaaggaCTATTAAAATAAACAGCTGGATATTATTGTCGCGGGATAAAACAGTTGATATATAAAGGAAAGCGACGGgagaacaacataaaagaatggaagggcctgcctttgaaagaggttctaactaactAAGGCAAAAAGAGAGGAATGTCAAAGACTGTCGATGAATCTTGCATAGTGCCGAAAAGGTCGAACAGACTATGGGGTAGGTAAAGGTAAATCTAAAGGAACGCCATGTAGTAAAATAGGTAGATCAACGAACTGCGTAGTCACATGAAATGCTCCACTCCCCTTGTCTATGGAtcgaaatatatatacatttatattcatttatttatttttatgtatttataatattaatatgtaGAGAGAATGTGACAGGGAGAAAGAGTGATCTGCCGATACTATATGACACACTCTGAGATCAGTGTAGTAAAACACTGTTATGTACATTCTCTGTAGAGGCCTATTTTTGAAGACAACTAAATactatatgattttttttattcctatttttagtCTCAGTCTTTTTACATAGTCCAAAACTTAAATGACAAGTTAAAATCATCACTATTGTTTATACAATCGAGCCATTAATTATTGAAtgaatttcatattttaaaagatttaccTATGTGGATAAAAGAAGAAAAGTAGCAACCTTTTAATTTTCCATACATGTacatgttaataatatattatagtcTGTTTCTATTTATGTTTGATCAATGTAATATGGCTAGTTAGTTAAATTAAAGCATTTCGCTAATAACGCAAACGACGTAGGTTCTATCTCCATTCAAGCTTTTCGTCTTTATGTCTATATGAATGCTAAGTTAGGAATTGATCTTTACTGTCTCAGGAAGTTTAGTGTGACCTGTCTTTCCATCCATTCGTCCGtcagatattgaaaatccgatatcatgataCTTTAGATCTTTTAATGTTCGGCGGGATGGCTACTTTAATGCTTTCTGAAAgttaacagttttattttttttaaattaaatgtgtatgtagtttttcattaaaatacaacactttgtttttcattgaaaaacttTAGAGGAAGCTAATACATTGGTAATAGTCTACTTAACAATGGggcacaaaatatattttaatgataCTACACTCAGTAGAAGCGGTGAAAGTCAGTTTTTAAGTTCCAAAACTAATTACAGAGTGGCCCATGCAGTGCCCTGCCCTCCGTGTACACGTTGTGCTATGGTAGTCTCCAAAAAGTCCCAAATAATCTGTATTTTTAGCAGCGTCCTCTAAGATGAAAAGTccttattagttttgtgttgtctttatgtCGGGCTGTCACATTAAGATCGAAAATCTAGAAAAGCTCTTGAAAAGCTAAATACTTCTTctggacaaaaaaaatataagtcaGAAATCTCAATATCTATAATTGATTGTtcagtttgtttttaagttgAAACAACATCaataattctttgaaataaCTCCTCTGATATGTtgttcagttttgttttttaagtggaAAACAATGCGAAATGATTTTTTGAATTTgtattacaattaaaacaagTCGTTAATATTCCTTGTTCATGGTGAGTTTGTCTGATAGCACATTCTCTTTGTAATTTTctagttgttgcttttttttcttcatgttttcaaattaaattattagtttGAAATCGTTTATTTTCTCAATTAATCAGATATAAAACAATCTATATTCTAGAGCCAATAGAGAGATTTTTGACACACCGTACATTAGATTACGAAATTGGGTGGTGGTAAATTGGCATTACATAGCTTTTTATGTCTTTAATGTATgctattataaaaattaataaatgtctttacgttaattgtgtttttgtttcctATAAATTACTATGcaataattattgttttcatttgaatagcttggaaataacaatttaaatattCCTGAGAAATATATTTATGGCTAGACGACTATGTGTCATCTAATAAAAATGAGATGAAAACATGGGCAATGCTATTGTCAGGAAAATGTCAACCATCTTAGTTCCGCACTCTCTACGCAGCTAGTATGTTTACTTGGCGTTCAGTTTTTGTtaccaaaattaattaaatttttattcagTAAGAATATAAGCATTTGAAGGCATTGAAGGGATTTATACACTATTTCAAGTCTTTCAATAGCATTGAGAGAAAATGACCTACATGACCTGTTACAAATAAAGATGACAGACacgtccctttttttttcttctaacaaTTGTGGACCTTTGCTtctattcgtttttttttttttttgttgccggaagtggtaatggatataaagAACTGCGAGTGTGGAAACATTTTGGGATTAGCAGCGTCGCAGGCTCTGCAAGTGCAAAGTGGCCGACGGTCGCCAGCTCCTAATTTTTCCTCAGTCTTTCCTTTGTTTGGATAGAACTGCAAGATAGCAGAGGATTGAATTCAGAGGTTTTTTTCTCCTTGGTTGGTTGGCATCCAAGGCTGTAGAGCCACTGCTCCAAGCTTTCTGGTTTAGGCTCCAATTACTCGCCTTTGGCCCTTCTGTCCATGAATACGAATTCGTCGGACtaaatatctgagccacacgcgAAAACCAAGAGTTAAATTTGATACGCATGTCTTTGgaagtattttaaattattattattattatagcttttatatagcgctactttcatgcttatagcatgctcagagcgcttttgatCCAATCTtttttgtgaaccagtgggggggggggtatctaggagttggttttccgtgctgcctttaggtgctcagtctACACAactcgggtgtcgaacctcgagcccccttctaggtagccaagccaagccaagctcaagcgcacttggcctctcgaccaaaTGCCTCTCCTAAATGCAGCGGATAGCTTATACCTATTAGCACttctggcaaaaaaaaaaaagaccttaaTAAGCATTTGGTACTTTACGTGTAAATAACCCATGTGCCTAAACACATCAGAAGAATTTTAGATTTACGAAACGTCTTCGTGTAAGGTACATAATATCAACAcaaggaatttttttaaaaggggagGTTAAAAGAGCTTAGGAATGACACTGATCTAAGCTCAACTGAAAGTTCTTTTCTAATTTCTAATATTAGCTCACACTTTCGTCATTGTCAAAAGAACAACTGAAAACtaatacaaaaacacattttaaacaagaaaaaaaaacgtgtaaaaacaatacaacttatagaggacttatttttttatcttaataacgaatttatttttttattctagacATAGTTACATTccattcctcccccccccctcaataaATAATCCATATTCAGCGAATGCacagatctactagactttgtAATACTCTATTGATagtcttttagatctagatttagaagacgATGTGTAAagtgttcctgaacattaatgtatttaaatcttgaatgaAAGCGGAAATACCCAAAGACGTTTAgtccgttcaagataaatattttctcgttctctGGCCAAATTataattcatttctttatttactttaaaaaatataacggtTTTCCCAATCTGGTCAACGAATTAGAAATTCTTTTCGactgtcaaatttcttggaaaatcgttTGAGCTTAAAAGAATCGAGTCCACCAAATCAGAAGTTTCCAAcgttgtttttgtttccacgATGCAACGAATTGAATAAaggtactgtaaaaaaaaagagtaattaATTTAGAGCTGAAATTTGCACCTAGTAGTATTTGTTGGCTTCCTAAATTGTTTGAGCTTCTCGTTAATAACGCGAACTTGTAACTTAGTGAAAACTTCTGGATGGGTGAGTGGAACCTGAACAAAAATCTCGTAACCGGCTCTAACTGTTTGCCAAGAAATTTACACAGTTGCATTaaatcgctgagaaaagaattaccaTCTCGCTGAAATTTCTGAGAAAATATagttagatatttaaaatatttcaaaaaaaaaattagctagagaacgagaaaatgagtgtaaataaatgaatgttcagaAATATTCTGCGAATTtacttctatatctagatctaaagcttctcattggaatattataaagtgtagtagatctatacaatcatcatcatcatcaaactccattagagtgagggcttgagaggctcaaatcttctcttgcaaaagccctggacagaaaccctgctgtcttgcgtagtgcataaatgtcgccatacaggtcgagaattttgggtttcccagacctgtcgagacggagatcagcaagtctggggcagtcaaacagaatatgaggcacggtttcctcttcttccccgcagtggaggcaccgtgaatcaaaatttggccatagccgcgagaatatgagccaacaggacagtggcctgtcctgcactgtgctataatagcttgctcaggcctggacagcctccaccacggggaagtgcggtcagggcgcctcatgcgctcccagactccactggctttttgggacttgtcccagcactcaaaccacttttccatttctgttttttctattatagccagggcttgatgaaagcttacagcctgttcagttggtggaatttgccctccctggtgggccaaagagtctgcaattatATACAATCGCTTACAGAGGATTTTTTCGGAGGGTGGGGGGAAGGGAATGTCAAAAATTTCCaaattttttgttctgttttattatctaacatttattagttattaactATAGCTTTATAAGTTGTATTAAGGACGTAGTGACTATCAGGGggaaaaaagcatttttaatgattttcttGTTTTGAGCACTTTATTTTTCAATCAGGAATAAAAAaggattgttttcttttgcaTTATTATATTAACATATAGTATGAAAAAGTTATATTATTTGGTAAgttgtaaatatttctaaatgttATATAAAGAGAGCGCAGGGCAGCAGGCGGCGATCCTGCGATACATCTGGAGATTTCTCGTAACGGCCGCGTGATACACATTTTAGTCCAAAACAACTGGGAAGACAAAACGTAGACAGCGGGAAGACAAAACGTAGACAGCGTGAAGACAAAACGTAGATAGTGGGAAGCAAAATCGTAGACAGTGGGAAGCAAAAACGTAGACATGGGGCAGACGAAAACGTAGACAGCGGGAAGACAAATACGTAGACAGCGGGAAGACGAAACGTAGACAGCGGGAAGACAAAATGTAGACAGCGGGAAGACAAAACGTAGACATAGGGAAGACAAAATGTAGACAGCGGGAAGACAAAACGTAGACATGGGGTAGACAAAACGTAGACAGCGGGAAGACGAAACGTAGACAGCGGGAAGACAAAATGTAGACAGTGGGAAGACAAAAACGTAGACATGGGAAAGACAAAACGTAGACATGGGGAAGACAAAATGTAGACATAGGGAAGACAAAATGTAGACAGCGGGAAGACAAAACGTAGACAGTGGGAAGCCAAAACGTAGAAAGCGGGACACCAAAACGTAGACAGCGGGAAGACCAAACGTAGGTAGCggaattaatcgttttcactctaccgcccctcccatttccagacagagtttatgtaatttcacatgaatttatcataattattttaagaaagactatgcattggaaaagttagaattcaaacgaaatttttcagtataaaagtcatgattgagatgagttctaaactcaaataataatttcatagtcgccttttcccaacctttattcaatctgatatttttctagttaaataatttgggactataactcacaattaataatagtagtaatgtttatcttatataatacagaagttacttcaaaaaagaagatgattacgtcctacacgtcatgcatttagtcatgcatattaaccaatgaattaaattctgtcaagtcactggttttcctggctagctcagatgtgtcaaaaaaaaaattaaaccacaGTTAGGAAGGGATGCACTTCTCCTAATGgcattctatattttttattattatatattcagGCGACAATGCAAATACTTAATGGTaaattaatgaaaacaaaagctAGTACAATcaaggtaaaaaaatatatatgtaattcATTGGGACTCAACGCCTAATTACGATTTGTTTGTCTtatatcaaaatttaaaaaacaaagcttatctaagggaaaaaacTCGGCAGTTAccactatatctctcaataatataGAACTTATTTCTTGTATTCAATACCAAACagaatatttaatttactaattgattaatttttaaaagattcatatttttgtaaagttcattaaataatttaatgtttcaacttgatccgaaaatgggtgtgggacaCATAATGTGCCTAATTATCTAAATACTACttatttagccgtatctgtcaatactgaagaattactttcccttgttagtatcaaacaaaataaattgattacCAGTATTgacaattgactaattgtttgttgttgttgtgtttttattgattcatgattCGACTACATGAATGAATAATTgtccaaagtttcaacttgatccaagaatggatgTAACGAAATAACTTTTTCAGccttttttacctgacagacagacagacaaaactGATATATTCTACATAAAGAACTAGTTTTACCTTAAAATTGTAAGTAATTCATAAACACATCAAAACATTACACAAACACAAAAGCAAatctttgaaaaatatattttaataaagaaaataagcTCTTATAAACATAAAATCACTTGGTTTTTTTTCAACTGAAGTGGAAAAAATGAATTACATAAGTAAATCACCCGAGCGCAACCGATTTTTCTACAGACTACTACTATAAACAAACTAATATATTACATTTGTTAACATTTGAGTAaagttttcaataaaaaaaaaagtaagacttTATATTGTAGTCAGACGAGAAAACTGCAACTGTTGGGCCTTGGAAGTGTTTGCGCCTACTCTATGTTAAGTTACTTCAACCGTAGCGCATAGCGAGTATCTGCTcgtatctaaataaaaatacgtgttactaaaataaatttaatgtattttcaaTTCAATTCTAAAATAATCGTTTGTAACTTATATTAACAGCATATTGGATCAAATATATTTCTCAATATTAATGTGTTTTtggcttcatttttttaaagaagttcgCCATTTAAAAGTTCCCTTTGAAAGTGCATTATCTTTAAGAAGACGTCTGCTCTTTTGTCTTCTTGATGTTCGCAACCAATTCACTGTCAGGGCTAGGATCGTTCACGTTCAATCTTCTGATTCCTCCGTTGAATCCTGCAGCAGTGATTAAGAAAATGCTGGATACAACAAGCAGAGCCAGGCGGGCGCCAGAACCAATTGGTTGGTACACGTGGCGATTACGAGCTAAAATGTCAAAACTCCATCCAACTATAGCGAACACACCtgtaaaacaaatgtttatgattttttatttttaaagtatttagcAGTCAATAAATTTATTGcaatttactctttttttttaattattaatcagagtctaaaattaaaattatttagtaaataaataataaagaaagaTTCTAACAAGCCAACAAGATCTGAAGTAAAagtttattattcattttgttgttg encodes:
- the LOC106060037 gene encoding uncharacterized protein LOC106060037, with the translated sequence MNDCLNLLLIGKTGNGKSATGNTILKRKSFKSDASSDSVTSEVKYEVAERRKRKIKVVDGPGIGDTHYIDDIVKATEIVMNKMKDAVLLNPDGYHAFLLVIKYGNRLTKEDKECIRILKAIFGPDFIKNYCILIVTNGDSFKLDKKESKQTFKQWCEKQDGIFKDLYAECDQRAVLINNITTDKRIRKKQMTKLLECIDTLQHGSRCYTNKHFEFATRNRQQLMAEIKEPLVRQNAIETMSIILQKLDDIRQKDTNTQIEHLNSLQIEAEDLFNYVNTVDDKTNVLQDTICSVNGLCKRIQDKIEHVEILCREREEALRKEEETKKEYLDQLNKLEEKYKKKLMEDELRKEELLKIKENIREKERNLEVDFQMRQQQLKLEFEEERQKAREKIEEKERELEEAMSNQLEDECTLRKIYEERYRLDSEIAIMFQEIEEKEKSMLDKIEVERLAATQLIEEEQVKYEEKVNEMEKEIQELIKTFEEEKEHITIVNAYLLTRFADEISMIFIEHATLNEKQMAELKEKYDNLKKQYETHLKETSRTPDSNERCRQQ